A genomic stretch from Flavobacterium humidisoli includes:
- a CDS encoding SdpA family antimicrobial peptide system protein encodes MKLPNIMQRSKLLDGTIYFITFAVCAIFAFIFIAGVFLYTVNENPIKLNVNLENKIFTFVPQGWAFFTRNPREAQIVIYQKNADNKFEEISQRHSSHNNLFGLKRRASKMLSELQFIKREINDSLYQNTMWSYQEKIYSKVPLEVISVQNQMEDQILCGEYIVIYQKAVPWAWSRSLDRIKMPAKIIRLNIICNDRENQ; translated from the coding sequence ATGAAATTGCCGAATATTATGCAGAGAAGTAAGCTACTCGATGGGACGATCTATTTTATAACTTTTGCCGTTTGTGCCATTTTTGCATTTATATTTATCGCAGGAGTTTTTCTTTACACCGTGAATGAGAACCCTATTAAACTAAATGTAAATTTAGAAAACAAAATTTTTACGTTTGTTCCCCAAGGCTGGGCTTTTTTTACAAGAAATCCAAGGGAGGCACAAATTGTGATTTACCAGAAAAACGCCGACAATAAATTCGAAGAAATTTCGCAAAGGCATTCCTCTCACAATAATTTGTTTGGACTTAAGAGAAGAGCATCAAAGATGTTGTCTGAATTACAATTCATTAAAAGGGAAATAAATGATAGCCTTTATCAGAATACGATGTGGAGCTACCAGGAAAAAATATATTCTAAAGTGCCACTGGAAGTAATATCAGTTCAAAACCAGATGGAAGACCAAATATTGTGTGGTGAATACATCGTAATCTATCAAAAGGCCGTGCCTTGGGCCTGGAGCAGATCGTTAGACAGAATAAAAATGCCTGCAAAAATAATTCGACTTAACATAATATGCAATGATAGAGAAAATCAATAA
- a CDS encoding TonB-dependent receptor — protein sequence MKKIYFTLLIIGQCVFAQNKVEQDTTKSQELENIFVTANRTAALRKETPVAISKLTAKTINETKAAAVYEIINKTPGVLMVNLGNEQHMMSIRQPMTTNAYYLYLEDGLPIRPMGIFNHNALLEINQYNLQSIEVVKGPVSSLYGPEAVGGTINLISIKPPVNPELKFGIQADNYGYKRFQAAGGATIGKVGFHIAGISSLQENGWMTYSDYNKNNLNARIDYSISPSTRLVSNTMYGKYYSDMSGSVNEDDFNSRTYKSTSNFTYRKSDALRTRLTLEHDWNSNSSSYITAYLRDNKLGQNPSYGIKWSPTANPTAAKGEVNSNNFKSYGAIGQHTQKFDFLNAKIVAGALYDYSPVTYWSYVIDLKANLNPGDPGKQTVNSYEIIAEHPDSKLSDYTADIFNTAGYAQISFNPIEKLVATVGGRYDNMKVNYDNAIDLSKGNKVYDKFTFKAGANYNPVDFAGFYGNYSQGFAPPGITSIFRAKPGTGGTSGIPAEFYYNLKPADFDNYEVGGWLSLLENKLNFDYAFYYMEGKNELLNIKLPDNSTDYRSAGETRHKGIEFGASYKPSKQFNIRLGGTYAQHTYIDFKLSDKPSDPIQDLNGKEMPSAPKWSGNSEVSYYPNWLPNLRTSIEWQLVGSYYQDQINTVKYDGYNIFNARVGYQWKKIEVYGNVLNLTDKLYAYNVSRTNAANAQPTYTAAAPRTFVFGIQYNFSLKK from the coding sequence GGTTTACGAAATCATAAATAAAACTCCCGGCGTCCTGATGGTAAATCTGGGAAACGAACAGCACATGATGTCTATCCGCCAGCCTATGACTACAAATGCCTATTATTTGTATCTGGAAGACGGATTGCCTATACGCCCGATGGGAATTTTCAATCACAATGCTTTATTGGAAATAAACCAATATAATCTGCAAAGCATTGAAGTTGTAAAAGGACCTGTTTCTTCTTTATACGGACCGGAAGCTGTTGGGGGCACCATTAACTTAATTTCGATAAAACCTCCTGTTAATCCCGAACTTAAATTCGGAATCCAGGCTGACAATTATGGCTATAAAAGATTTCAGGCAGCAGGCGGTGCAACAATTGGAAAAGTCGGTTTTCATATTGCCGGAATTTCAAGTTTGCAGGAAAATGGCTGGATGACCTATTCTGATTATAATAAAAATAATCTGAACGCGCGAATTGATTACAGCATTTCGCCTTCTACCCGATTGGTCAGCAATACTATGTACGGAAAATATTATTCGGATATGAGCGGTTCTGTTAATGAAGATGATTTTAACAGCAGAACTTATAAAAGCACTTCTAATTTCACTTATCGAAAATCAGACGCTTTGAGAACTCGTTTAACATTAGAACACGATTGGAACAGCAATTCAAGCAGTTATATCACGGCTTATCTGCGCGACAACAAGTTAGGGCAAAATCCTTCATACGGAATCAAATGGAGCCCGACAGCAAATCCCACAGCAGCCAAAGGCGAAGTAAATTCGAACAATTTTAAAAGTTATGGAGCGATTGGACAGCACACTCAAAAATTTGATTTCCTGAATGCAAAAATTGTTGCCGGCGCTTTATACGATTATTCACCTGTAACGTATTGGTCGTATGTCATTGATTTAAAAGCCAATTTAAATCCTGGAGATCCGGGAAAACAAACGGTTAATTCATATGAAATCATTGCCGAACATCCTGATTCAAAACTTTCTGATTATACAGCAGATATTTTCAACACGGCCGGTTATGCGCAAATCAGTTTTAATCCAATTGAAAAATTAGTTGCTACTGTTGGAGGGCGTTATGACAATATGAAAGTGAATTATGATAACGCAATTGATCTTTCTAAAGGAAACAAAGTGTATGACAAATTTACTTTTAAAGCCGGAGCCAATTATAATCCGGTAGATTTTGCAGGTTTTTATGGCAATTATTCTCAAGGTTTTGCTCCTCCGGGAATTACTTCAATTTTTAGAGCTAAACCGGGAACTGGCGGCACATCAGGCATTCCTGCCGAATTTTATTACAATCTAAAACCAGCAGATTTTGATAATTATGAAGTGGGCGGATGGCTTTCTCTGCTGGAAAATAAATTAAATTTTGATTATGCTTTCTATTATATGGAAGGCAAAAATGAATTGTTAAACATCAAACTTCCAGACAATTCAACCGATTACCGCTCGGCTGGAGAAACGCGCCATAAAGGAATTGAGTTTGGTGCTTCATACAAACCATCAAAACAATTCAACATTCGCCTTGGCGGTACTTACGCGCAGCATACTTATATTGATTTTAAACTTTCGGACAAACCATCAGATCCCATTCAGGATTTGAACGGAAAAGAAATGCCGTCAGCACCAAAATGGTCAGGAAATTCAGAAGTGAGCTATTATCCAAACTGGCTCCCTAATTTGAGAACTTCAATTGAATGGCAGCTTGTAGGGAGTTATTATCAAGATCAGATCAATACCGTAAAATATGACGGCTATAATATTTTCAATGCCCGAGTTGGCTACCAATGGAAAAAAATTGAAGTCTACGGAAATGTGCTAAATCTTACTGACAAACTATATGCATATAATGTTTCAAGAACAAATGCTGCAAATGCACAGCCAACTTATACAGCTGCTGCACCGAGAACTTTTGTATTTGGCATCCAATATAATTTTTCATTAAAAAAATAA
- a CDS encoding DUF1648 domain-containing protein produces the protein MVSKKVKLLYLISISVFLTYLLLLLYHYSEIAQTVASHVDITGKVDGYSSKKSLLISSGVNLLILVFIGLLIKNPKSANYPVEITDGNRESMYKKMQLFLCLIAIITTSVFSYMVFKAIGLEKNFIYLILYLIIAPLIAILYFGRDKKVQS, from the coding sequence ATGGTATCTAAAAAAGTAAAACTACTTTATCTCATTAGTATTTCTGTATTTTTGACTTATCTTCTGCTGCTATTATACCATTATTCAGAAATTGCTCAAACAGTCGCTTCTCACGTGGATATAACTGGGAAAGTGGACGGGTATAGCAGCAAAAAGTCATTGCTGATTTCTTCTGGAGTTAATTTACTTATACTGGTTTTTATCGGACTTTTGATAAAAAACCCAAAATCAGCTAATTACCCCGTTGAGATCACAGACGGGAACCGAGAAAGTATGTATAAAAAAATGCAACTTTTTTTATGCCTTATTGCAATTATTACCACGTCCGTTTTTTCATATATGGTTTTTAAAGCAATTGGCCTCGAAAAGAATTTTATATATCTAATTTTATACCTGATCATAGCCCCTTTAATTGCAATACTGTATTTTGGGAGAGATAAAAAGGTTCAAAGCTAA
- a CDS encoding sporulation-delaying protein SdpB family protein: MIEKINNRIKTSCLELFPYTNTVGFARSLLAMGTLLTLAVNPISILFHKKIDGTIINPVLNPVIPINKYNFFTLCGFDNIFYMKGLAIIILCITISGYFIKITSILHWWISISFLYFSSVIDGGDQIASILSFLLIPFCLTDPRKNHWMHIKPNDSAKNIIGLFSIWIIRIQVAMIYYHASLGKLSVAEWVNGTAIYYWFNHSVFGMPTAISTVMNQLLSNPIIISLLTYGVLALEILLFLGLVASVKYRKVILCFGILFHFFIIIYHGIFSFFFSICAALILFLYPTYQSIDFKLWYLKK, from the coding sequence ATGATAGAGAAAATCAATAACCGCATTAAAACTTCCTGTTTAGAGCTTTTCCCATATACAAATACTGTCGGTTTTGCAAGGAGTTTACTTGCCATGGGAACTTTACTTACTTTGGCTGTAAATCCAATTAGTATTTTATTTCATAAAAAGATCGACGGTACAATAATAAACCCTGTACTAAACCCTGTCATACCTATAAATAAATATAACTTTTTTACATTATGTGGCTTTGACAATATTTTTTACATGAAAGGATTGGCTATAATAATTCTCTGTATAACCATTTCAGGTTATTTCATAAAGATAACTTCAATATTGCATTGGTGGATCTCCATAAGCTTTCTTTACTTTTCGTCAGTAATAGACGGAGGGGATCAAATTGCATCAATTTTAAGCTTCTTATTGATACCATTTTGTTTGACTGATCCAAGAAAAAACCATTGGATGCATATTAAACCCAATGACTCTGCAAAAAATATTATTGGATTGTTTTCAATCTGGATAATACGAATTCAAGTCGCAATGATATACTATCATGCTTCTTTAGGTAAGCTAAGTGTCGCAGAGTGGGTAAATGGGACAGCAATTTATTACTGGTTTAATCATAGCGTCTTTGGAATGCCTACAGCTATTTCGACAGTTATGAACCAGCTTTTAAGCAATCCTATTATTATTTCCTTACTTACTTATGGTGTTCTTGCGTTGGAAATCTTATTATTCTTAGGGTTGGTGGCATCTGTAAAATATCGCAAAGTAATTCTGTGCTTTGGAATATTATTTCATTTTTTTATAATCATTTACCATGGAATATTTTCGTTTTTCTTTTCAATTTGTGCCGCTCTTATACTGTTTCTTTACCCTACTTATCAATCTATTGATTTTAAATTATGGTATCTAAAAAAGTAA
- a CDS encoding PepSY-associated TM helix domain-containing protein — protein MAKETNRKSSKKKDSKFIKKIKQHMYKWHRVIGLITIVPVIFWTLSGLMHPFMAHFFKPEIAHDKIEQPIIDKSQLHYSIQEVLLKNEISQFKNFRIVTFYNATYYQVKTILGELWYYDASTAEKLENGDQEYAEWLSRYFLDDQKSAVKNREVVTEFTSQYKYVNRYLPVYKLSFDRPDGMQVYVETSSSRLAAYNPISRQTFIWFFDTFHNWSFIDAISNNSVRIITMILLLSIIGFSALSGILIYGLLWKQFKKTDGLAPKKGLRKYHRQIGIWVSLFTLTFAFSGAYHATTKWAPYTLSQMVYEPTFAAKEIPEANNNLNLDWNRFQNISIITLNGTTYYRCQLLEKDAKRFKMPKSDSKSNKKEEPKSKVVYINSATNKTAPNLDLEYAEFLAYYFTDGAPKASCCEMIDTSEDDSRPSLENIKLLDSKVLTDFESREYGFVNKRLPVVKLAYDTPQKTTYFIETSTSRLAAVINNSDRIEGYSFAILHKFLFMDWAGKNIRDLATVLAALSILIVSVLGFILFLKK, from the coding sequence ATGGCTAAAGAGACAAATAGAAAATCTTCGAAGAAGAAAGATTCTAAATTCATAAAAAAAATCAAGCAGCACATGTACAAATGGCATCGTGTTATTGGGTTAATCACTATTGTTCCTGTTATTTTCTGGACATTATCTGGTTTGATGCATCCTTTTATGGCGCATTTTTTCAAACCTGAAATTGCCCACGATAAAATCGAACAGCCAATTATTGACAAAAGCCAACTGCATTATTCCATTCAAGAAGTTTTGCTGAAAAATGAAATATCGCAATTTAAAAATTTCAGAATTGTCACTTTTTATAATGCCACTTATTATCAGGTAAAAACAATTCTGGGCGAGCTTTGGTATTATGATGCTTCAACTGCAGAGAAACTGGAAAACGGAGATCAGGAGTATGCAGAGTGGCTATCTCGTTATTTCTTAGACGACCAAAAAAGTGCCGTCAAAAACAGGGAGGTTGTAACCGAATTTACTTCTCAATATAAATATGTAAACCGTTACCTGCCAGTTTATAAATTAAGTTTTGACCGTCCAGACGGCATGCAGGTCTATGTAGAAACCTCATCAAGCAGACTGGCAGCTTACAACCCTATTTCTAGACAGACTTTCATCTGGTTTTTCGACACTTTCCACAATTGGTCTTTTATTGATGCAATTTCTAATAATAGTGTTCGAATTATTACCATGATTCTCCTGTTGTCTATAATTGGATTTTCTGCTTTAAGCGGCATTTTAATTTATGGCTTGCTCTGGAAACAATTCAAAAAAACTGACGGTCTGGCACCCAAAAAAGGCTTAAGAAAATACCACCGCCAAATCGGAATCTGGGTTTCACTTTTCACGTTGACCTTTGCATTCAGCGGTGCTTATCATGCCACTACAAAATGGGCGCCGTATACTTTATCGCAAATGGTTTACGAGCCAACCTTTGCAGCTAAGGAAATTCCTGAAGCAAACAATAATCTTAATTTGGATTGGAATCGTTTTCAAAATATAAGCATCATTACACTGAATGGCACTACTTATTACAGATGCCAATTGCTTGAAAAAGATGCCAAAAGATTTAAAATGCCAAAATCAGATTCAAAATCGAACAAAAAAGAAGAGCCAAAATCTAAAGTGGTTTACATTAACTCTGCAACAAATAAAACTGCACCAAATTTGGATTTAGAATACGCTGAATTTTTAGCTTATTATTTTACCGATGGAGCGCCAAAAGCTTCTTGCTGTGAAATGATCGACACTTCAGAAGATGATTCACGGCCTTCCTTAGAAAATATAAAATTGCTTGATTCAAAAGTTTTAACTGATTTTGAAAGCAGAGAATATGGTTTTGTCAACAAAAGGCTTCCTGTTGTAAAGCTGGCTTATGACACACCGCAAAAAACAACGTATTTCATTGAAACCTCAACATCAAGATTAGCGGCAGTCATTAATAATTCTGATCGAATTGAAGGATATTCTTTCGCCATTTTGCATAAATTTTTATTTATGGATTGGGCAGGAAAAAACATTCGAGATTTGGCAACAGTTCTGGCAGCGCTTTCGATTTTAATTGTAAGTGTTTTAGGTTTTATCCTTTTTCTAAAGAAATAA